Proteins from one Prosthecobacter sp. genomic window:
- a CDS encoding acetylxylan esterase, producing MSTRRQFLQNTSLLASAPWLASQAVFAAEGIPQSVQELWADFDPRKDPLEVEVIREWKEDGGVFRHVRYFIGSFKGKPARMAAVYGFPENAKDKLPAVMHIHGGGQRGSVSEVKLLVARGYAALSVNWGGSGTGKAPFNTCEKSEPGDPNTDWGAADPSQLNVQGYSTMLPGPGQLLEDREHPKNNNWYLLTLGCRRGLTFLEQQPQVDPQRLGVHGYSMGGNLTMYVAGTDRRVKAAVPGVGGQGWRWQAHSFIGGTDQQDRIKGDIEVFKRTLSFESYAPLIQCPVLHRSATNDFHGWMDDVYRTNALIQNQPTRFSWVPHMNHRLTPEVAITMPLWFDQHLKGGPALPDTPQSELRLKSNDDVPLLRVRPDAKTLPVARVEIYYSTDPDPRARFWRSADVHHEPEGYIAQLPIHTHDLPLFAFANVYHTLPKPESLAQMPGNAKPITELCLSSLLHSHSADEVKQANPKLTAKPSTLIDDFTHGTRDWYALNAGNATHQQLWTRKVTDPLWRGPESSKLHVTLKLPQTNHLSIVLQQNEWRSYRGPRRTFVCQREIPSSDAPQTLTLALSDFTSAEGSPTSWSEIDQLGLCASHGLPANEVPLWKGPAPEFLRVAWE from the coding sequence ATGTCCACCCGTCGCCAATTTCTCCAAAACACCTCGCTGCTCGCCAGCGCACCCTGGCTTGCCTCGCAGGCCGTTTTTGCCGCTGAAGGCATCCCGCAGTCGGTGCAAGAGCTGTGGGCAGATTTTGATCCGCGCAAAGACCCGCTCGAAGTCGAAGTCATCCGCGAATGGAAGGAAGACGGCGGCGTATTCCGGCATGTGCGGTATTTCATCGGCAGCTTCAAAGGCAAGCCCGCGCGAATGGCGGCGGTGTATGGCTTTCCGGAGAACGCCAAAGACAAACTCCCGGCGGTGATGCACATCCACGGTGGCGGTCAGCGTGGCTCGGTGAGCGAGGTGAAACTGCTCGTCGCGCGAGGTTACGCGGCGCTTTCCGTGAACTGGGGCGGCAGCGGCACGGGCAAGGCACCGTTCAACACCTGCGAGAAGTCCGAGCCCGGCGATCCCAACACCGACTGGGGCGCGGCCGATCCCTCGCAGCTCAATGTGCAGGGCTACAGCACCATGCTGCCCGGACCGGGGCAGCTCTTAGAGGACCGCGAGCATCCGAAGAACAACAACTGGTATCTCCTCACGCTTGGTTGCCGTCGCGGGCTCACGTTTCTCGAACAGCAGCCGCAGGTCGATCCGCAGCGTCTCGGCGTGCATGGCTACTCGATGGGCGGCAATCTCACGATGTATGTCGCTGGCACCGATCGCCGGGTGAAGGCCGCCGTTCCCGGCGTCGGCGGCCAGGGCTGGCGCTGGCAGGCGCATTCGTTCATCGGCGGCACGGACCAGCAGGACCGGATCAAAGGCGATATCGAGGTCTTCAAGCGCACGCTTAGCTTTGAAAGCTACGCGCCGCTCATTCAGTGCCCGGTGTTGCATCGCAGCGCCACAAACGACTTCCACGGCTGGATGGACGACGTGTATCGCACCAACGCACTCATTCAAAACCAGCCCACGCGCTTCAGTTGGGTGCCGCACATGAACCACCGCCTCACCCCTGAGGTCGCCATCACGATGCCGCTGTGGTTTGATCAGCATCTCAAAGGCGGTCCCGCCTTGCCGGACACGCCGCAGAGCGAGCTGCGCCTGAAATCGAACGACGACGTGCCACTTCTGCGCGTGCGGCCGGATGCGAAAACGCTGCCCGTCGCCCGCGTTGAGATCTACTACAGCACCGATCCCGATCCCCGCGCCCGCTTCTGGCGCAGCGCCGACGTGCATCATGAACCCGAAGGCTACATTGCCCAACTGCCGATCCACACGCACGACCTGCCGCTCTTCGCCTTCGCGAACGTTTACCACACGCTGCCAAAGCCCGAATCGCTCGCGCAGATGCCCGGCAACGCCAAGCCGATCACCGAGCTCTGCCTCAGCAGCCTCCTCCACTCGCACAGCGCCGACGAGGTCAAGCAAGCGAACCCGAAGCTCACCGCGAAACCTTCCACGCTCATCGACGACTTCACTCACGGCACCCGTGATTGGTATGCACTCAATGCCGGCAACGCCACGCATCAGCAACTCTGGACCCGCAAAGTCACCGATCCCCTCTGGCGCGGTCCTGAAAGCTCCAAGCTGCACGTCACGCTCAAACTCCCGCAAACCAACCACCTCAGCATCGTCCTACAGCAAAACGAATGGCGCAGCTACCGTGGCCCACGCCGCACCTTCGTCTGCCAGCGCGAAATCCCAAGCTCCGACGCCCCGCAAACTCTCACGCTCGCCCTGAGCGACTTCACCTCCGCCGAAGGCTCACCCACAAGCTGGTCCGAAATCGATCAACTCGGCCTCTGCGCCAGCCACGGCCTCCCAGCCAACGAAGTCCCGCTCTGGAAAGGCCCCGCGCCGGAGTTTTTGCGGGTGGCGTGGGAGTGA
- a CDS encoding DUF5069 domain-containing protein, which translates to MSAKPDPATLPCSPLDETAGLKYFPRMIGKIRLHSAGRLWEDLHANLGKGSDGALLDFLHINYDDLKTRVLEGGTDDDILQWCQQRSRTLNDNEKLIWNHYVKTLGWNDHITAILAKRKADGGLGDRDDIQTIAHYIDVDEGRLL; encoded by the coding sequence ATGTCCGCCAAACCCGATCCCGCCACGCTTCCTTGCAGTCCTCTCGATGAAACTGCCGGTCTGAAATACTTCCCGCGCATGATTGGCAAAATTCGCCTGCATTCCGCCGGTCGGTTGTGGGAGGACCTGCACGCCAATCTCGGCAAAGGCAGCGACGGTGCGCTGTTGGACTTCCTGCATATCAACTACGACGACCTGAAGACCCGCGTGCTGGAAGGCGGCACCGATGATGACATCCTGCAATGGTGCCAGCAGCGCAGTCGGACGCTGAACGACAACGAGAAGCTGATCTGGAATCATTATGTCAAAACACTCGGCTGGAATGACCACATCACGGCCATTTTGGCGAAGCGGAAGGCCGATGGAGGTCTCGGTGATCGCGACGACATCCAAACCATCGCTCATTACATCGACGTGGATGAAGGAAGGCTGCTGTGA
- a CDS encoding beta-galactosidase, whose translation MKSLFLLLLASFTAFAADFKATSTGIEITAGSLGSFTLTYPEFEPPHKIIEVKPVAASAMLRYEGGTECVVSVAKDEVGVSFRGVTADVKSWKMSVLIDIGFAKGGSWKIAEKEGAFPAEKATPPHIASLNGTSFMLKNAQGQSLSVTTPDYAFQQLTDNRTWDWAIYHWMFIVPYAADRADAKIKITTDLASVRKLIDPFGQSIKDAFPNKLKSLEDLKADVKADKTYYAGIETPKLDRFGGLPGSGESQGLKKTGFFHVEQKQDKWWLVDPDGNAFFHFGLCGFAPSDDYTYVKGREGIYEWLPKAEGEFASAFRPGDGDAHFSFYLANVIRKFGAAYDYESHATRMIERVRKWGFNSIGAFSPVPETAHVKADFPYVAHLPINEWEGVPRIPGAHEVWDPYDAATEKMIAAKLAAGLPARANDPLLIGYFIVNEPRYDELPRVIPSLPGKHACKQRLVAFLKERYKTADAFNAAWQAKAASFDDLVEPGLAVITDTAKADVKAFVGEFMETYFAQIEKAFRQHDTNHMLIGSRLQPITIKDELLCRIMGKHLDVVSYNYYTFDVDTAALKRYHEWTGGKPMMLSEFFWSSPRDSGLIGGRALSSQQERGLAYRNYVEQSAALGFVVGIEWFTLIDQATTGRWFSKYNGESYNTGLISVADRPWKDMLAEMMKTNHTIYDLLLGKRPPFKWDGSLLIVPSAK comes from the coding sequence ATGAAATCCCTGTTTTTGCTTCTTCTCGCCAGCTTCACCGCCTTTGCCGCCGACTTCAAAGCCACGAGCACGGGCATCGAGATCACCGCTGGTAGCCTCGGCAGTTTCACACTGACTTACCCGGAGTTTGAGCCGCCGCACAAAATCATCGAGGTGAAGCCCGTGGCCGCGAGTGCGATGCTACGCTATGAAGGCGGGACAGAGTGCGTCGTTTCGGTGGCGAAAGATGAGGTCGGGGTGAGTTTTCGCGGTGTGACGGCCGATGTGAAGTCGTGGAAGATGTCGGTGCTGATCGACATCGGCTTTGCCAAAGGTGGATCGTGGAAGATCGCGGAGAAGGAAGGGGCTTTTCCCGCCGAGAAGGCGACGCCACCGCACATCGCGAGTTTGAACGGCACGAGCTTCATGCTCAAAAACGCGCAGGGGCAGAGCTTGAGCGTCACGACGCCGGATTACGCGTTTCAGCAGCTCACGGACAATCGCACGTGGGACTGGGCTATCTACCACTGGATGTTCATCGTGCCGTATGCTGCGGACAGAGCGGACGCGAAGATCAAGATCACCACGGATCTCGCCTCGGTGAGGAAACTGATCGATCCCTTCGGTCAGAGCATCAAAGACGCGTTTCCAAACAAGCTAAAAAGCCTCGAAGACCTCAAAGCGGATGTGAAGGCTGACAAAACCTACTATGCAGGCATCGAGACGCCGAAACTCGACCGCTTTGGCGGCCTGCCGGGCAGCGGTGAATCGCAGGGACTGAAAAAAACGGGCTTCTTCCATGTCGAGCAAAAGCAGGACAAGTGGTGGCTCGTCGATCCCGATGGCAATGCGTTCTTCCATTTCGGCCTGTGCGGTTTTGCGCCGAGCGACGACTACACCTATGTCAAAGGCCGCGAAGGCATCTACGAATGGCTGCCGAAGGCGGAGGGCGAGTTCGCCAGCGCGTTTCGCCCCGGTGATGGCGACGCGCATTTCTCGTTCTACCTCGCGAACGTGATCCGGAAGTTTGGCGCGGCCTACGATTACGAATCACACGCCACACGTATGATCGAGCGGGTGCGCAAGTGGGGCTTCAACTCCATCGGCGCGTTCAGCCCCGTGCCGGAGACTGCGCATGTGAAGGCCGATTTTCCGTATGTGGCACATCTGCCGATCAACGAATGGGAAGGCGTGCCGCGCATTCCCGGTGCGCATGAGGTGTGGGATCCGTATGATGCCGCCACAGAAAAGATGATCGCCGCGAAACTCGCCGCCGGACTGCCTGCGCGCGCGAATGATCCGCTGCTCATCGGCTATTTCATCGTCAACGAGCCGCGCTACGACGAACTGCCACGTGTGATTCCGTCACTGCCCGGCAAGCATGCGTGCAAGCAGCGTCTCGTGGCGTTCTTGAAGGAGAGATACAAGACTGCCGATGCTTTCAACGCTGCGTGGCAGGCGAAAGCCGCTTCATTTGATGATTTGGTCGAGCCCGGACTCGCCGTGATCACCGACACGGCCAAGGCGGACGTGAAAGCCTTTGTCGGCGAATTCATGGAGACGTATTTCGCGCAGATCGAAAAAGCGTTCCGTCAGCACGACACGAACCACATGCTCATCGGCAGCCGCCTCCAGCCGATCACGATCAAGGACGAGCTGCTCTGCCGCATCATGGGCAAGCACCTCGATGTGGTGAGCTACAACTACTACACCTTCGACGTCGATACGGCGGCGTTGAAGCGTTACCACGAATGGACCGGCGGCAAACCGATGATGCTGAGCGAGTTTTTCTGGTCCTCGCCGAGGGACAGCGGTCTCATCGGCGGCCGCGCGTTAAGCAGCCAGCAGGAACGCGGCCTCGCGTATCGCAACTATGTCGAGCAAAGCGCAGCGCTGGGTTTTGTCGTCGGAATCGAATGGTTCACACTCATCGATCAGGCCACCACGGGCCGCTGGTTCAGCAAATACAACGGTGAGAGCTACAACACCGGTCTTATCAGCGTGGCGGATCGTCCATGGAAGGATATGCTGGCCGAGATGATGAAGACCAATCACACGATCTACGACCTCCTGCTTGGCAAACGTCCCCCGTTCAAGTGGGACGGTTCGCTGCTCATAGTGCCGTCCGCGAAGTAG
- a CDS encoding DUF1080 domain-containing protein, giving the protein MKHLLLLALASTALAVEPGFEPIFDGKTLDGWKHGGNWSVVNGEMACIKKGGSLVYEKAKVPDDFELRFDWKVAKGCNSGVYYRPTQYEYQLLDNANSPYGENPRQAAASLFFGMAPTKDVVKPFGEWNEGRIVCKGTVIQHWLNGEKVIDFDYTDPRWHNEIEVLRIRGGDLTKRGANLSLQYHGADVWFKNLRWRTIPADEKVVSENLTPMPISDGALRKEQERVNKMLAGKKGDWRHEEGKRFKAEEAHQGVAVDAEHFYAITNAAIGKYRKDTGERVGGWNPAAGGHIKHLNAGVVLDGKLWCAHSNYPEMPMKSSVEVFDPQTMQHLESIDLTSVGGSLTWVDRRDGWWYACFAQYAKTGNPARTRVVRFDLNWKTAGEIRFPPEAVAKFGKNSSSGGSFGPDRHLFITGHDASELYVMDLPVTGDVWTWKTMISISARGQAFAWDRSAGGVLYSIDRKKREVIVSRVTGD; this is encoded by the coding sequence ATGAAACATCTCCTTCTTTTGGCACTGGCAAGCACTGCTTTGGCAGTGGAACCCGGCTTCGAGCCGATCTTTGACGGCAAGACGCTCGATGGCTGGAAGCACGGCGGCAACTGGTCGGTGGTGAATGGCGAGATGGCCTGCATCAAGAAAGGCGGATCGCTGGTGTATGAGAAGGCCAAGGTGCCGGATGACTTTGAGCTGCGCTTCGACTGGAAAGTCGCCAAGGGCTGCAACAGCGGCGTGTATTACCGTCCCACGCAGTATGAGTATCAACTGCTCGACAACGCGAACAGCCCCTACGGCGAGAATCCGCGTCAGGCGGCGGCTTCGCTCTTCTTCGGCATGGCACCAACGAAGGATGTCGTGAAACCGTTTGGCGAATGGAATGAGGGGCGCATTGTTTGCAAAGGCACGGTGATCCAGCACTGGCTCAATGGCGAAAAGGTGATCGACTTCGACTACACCGACCCGCGCTGGCACAATGAGATTGAGGTGCTTCGCATCCGTGGAGGTGACTTGACGAAACGCGGCGCGAACCTCTCGCTCCAATACCACGGAGCGGACGTGTGGTTCAAAAATCTGCGCTGGCGGACGATCCCGGCAGACGAGAAGGTCGTGTCCGAAAATTTAACGCCAATGCCGATCTCCGATGGTGCTTTGCGCAAAGAGCAGGAGCGGGTGAACAAGATGCTGGCGGGCAAAAAGGGCGACTGGCGGCACGAAGAGGGCAAACGCTTCAAAGCAGAAGAAGCGCATCAAGGCGTGGCCGTGGATGCGGAGCACTTTTATGCGATCACGAACGCCGCCATCGGCAAATACCGCAAAGACACGGGCGAGCGCGTCGGAGGCTGGAATCCGGCCGCAGGAGGTCACATCAAGCATCTGAACGCCGGTGTCGTGCTGGATGGCAAACTCTGGTGTGCGCACTCGAACTACCCCGAAATGCCGATGAAGAGCTCCGTGGAGGTCTTTGATCCGCAAACGATGCAGCATCTCGAAAGCATCGACCTCACGAGCGTGGGCGGTTCGCTGACGTGGGTGGATCGGCGCGATGGCTGGTGGTATGCCTGCTTCGCGCAGTATGCCAAGACGGGCAACCCAGCGCGCACGCGTGTCGTACGCTTCGATCTGAACTGGAAGACGGCAGGTGAGATTCGCTTTCCGCCCGAGGCGGTGGCGAAGTTTGGCAAGAATAGCAGCTCTGGCGGCAGCTTTGGACCAGATCGCCATCTCTTCATCACCGGGCACGATGCGTCGGAACTGTATGTGATGGACCTGCCCGTGACAGGCGATGTCTGGACTTGGAAAACGATGATTTCGATCAGCGCTCGTGGTCAAGCCTTTGCATGGGACCGGAGCGCAGGTGGCGTTTTGTACTCCATCGACCGGAAGAAGCGCGAGGTGATTGTTTCGCGAGTCACGGGTGATTGA
- a CDS encoding sialidase family protein, with amino-acid sequence MRITTRHQRSLLSSLALLGFSVTSFSAEPTSIGLNANQMSIATGQPSLVLMSSGSTHIPVWSLSGGTVGQSVAGVVTGLPGDCVAVKVEIVVTTTDETTSPEFQDVYRVHLSQMVEGAPFTERYALGKPVRTALPDAPFHSRTIVLESCYEVVPGAPLTVRIQREPGDSGDTFTKPTGLAAVKVTPLQVLPKPHVVQDVPGYNSWPMLQAIGEKLVCVYGRGKGHTIASDDRAVYARTSTDSGKTWTAETVVADAKDYGEVAVGKGLDATGAMLLWVRRIGKNEWHHDLYRTTDGITFTLVATPMLAVRPMQITDVFSVPKVGLMALWFGGDYSDKPTQSWGMLTSSDDGKTWTQTPVESGLLKADWPTEPAAVYLGDGKILAIARTETGPSQFQMISTDNGATWTRARTNISDVSASTPSLVLDAKTGLMSNYYYERGRGILRRRVVDPGSVFDHPLSWPGSEAIATGSKISYDAGNANATVIGDTHHVSFYSGKAPDTAVFVTEIASPTAR; translated from the coding sequence ATGCGAATCACCACCCGACATCAGAGAAGTCTTCTTTCGTCCCTCGCGCTGCTTGGATTCTCCGTCACCAGCTTCAGCGCGGAACCGACTTCCATCGGCCTGAATGCAAACCAGATGTCCATTGCCACGGGCCAGCCTTCGTTGGTGCTCATGTCGAGCGGCTCCACGCACATCCCCGTGTGGTCATTGTCGGGTGGGACGGTGGGGCAATCGGTGGCGGGGGTGGTGACGGGGCTGCCGGGGGATTGCGTGGCGGTGAAGGTCGAGATTGTCGTGACGACGACGGATGAGACGACGAGTCCAGAGTTTCAGGATGTCTATCGCGTGCATCTTTCGCAGATGGTGGAGGGCGCGCCGTTCACAGAACGTTATGCGCTGGGCAAGCCCGTGCGCACGGCGCTGCCCGACGCGCCGTTTCATTCGCGGACCATCGTCTTGGAATCCTGTTACGAAGTCGTGCCCGGTGCGCCACTCACCGTGCGCATCCAGCGGGAACCTGGTGATTCTGGCGACACCTTCACCAAGCCCACCGGTCTGGCCGCGGTGAAGGTGACGCCTTTGCAAGTCCTCCCGAAGCCCCACGTCGTGCAGGACGTGCCTGGCTACAATTCGTGGCCCATGCTTCAGGCCATCGGCGAGAAATTGGTGTGCGTTTATGGTCGCGGCAAAGGGCACACCATCGCCAGCGACGACCGCGCCGTTTATGCCCGCACCTCGACCGACAGCGGCAAAACCTGGACCGCAGAAACAGTGGTCGCCGACGCAAAGGACTACGGCGAGGTCGCGGTAGGCAAAGGTCTCGATGCCACCGGCGCGATGCTGCTCTGGGTGCGCCGCATCGGCAAAAACGAATGGCACCACGATCTCTACCGCACCACCGACGGGATCACCTTCACACTCGTCGCAACGCCGATGCTCGCCGTGCGCCCAATGCAGATCACCGATGTCTTCAGCGTCCCGAAAGTCGGGCTCATGGCCCTGTGGTTCGGGGGAGATTACAGCGACAAGCCCACGCAATCGTGGGGCATGCTGACCAGCAGTGATGACGGCAAAACGTGGACGCAAACACCTGTCGAATCCGGCTTGCTGAAAGCGGACTGGCCGACCGAACCCGCCGCGGTTTACCTCGGCGATGGCAAAATCCTCGCCATCGCACGAACGGAAACCGGTCCGTCGCAATTCCAGATGATCTCGACGGACAACGGAGCCACATGGACCCGCGCTCGCACCAACATCAGCGATGTCTCGGCCTCTACGCCGAGCCTGGTCCTCGACGCCAAAACCGGGCTGATGAGCAATTACTACTATGAGCGAGGGCGCGGCATTCTCCGGCGTCGCGTCGTCGATCCGGGCAGCGTGTTTGACCATCCGCTCAGTTGGCCCGGTTCCGAAGCCATCGCCACTGGGAGCAAGATTTCCTACGACGCAGGCAACGCGAACGCCACCGTGATCGGGGACACCCACCACGTCTCCTTTTACTCCGGCAAGGCACCTGACACCGCAGTGTTCGTCACGGAGATCGCATCGCCGACGGCGCGGTGA
- a CDS encoding FAD-dependent oxidoreductase, whose protein sequence is MTQFAASPVKRFTLPLLAWFASLTHAAEPTQRVDVCVYGATPSGIVAAVTAKQEGCSVLIVEPSRWVGGILGAGIKPLQDCAEPAAVGGLTATRVFKLGKKPNVLRKDFADWLAEEKIPVIYEQRVQRVEKAGASITKLVLELAPPDKHGIPAPTATKKDVRVIEAKVFIDASYEGDVMAAVGVKYAVGRESAETYHEELAGVGPTTNWTPIDPYVVAGDPKSGLLPWVEADHSLPKGAADDYTQAYNFRFYVTRDPQKRVPFEPANYNAQEFELVGRYVEHLVRTIDDTAKLTKRLRDIFPGWLNSGEYNYKRDSLITMAPLGLSRFYQDGTWEARSKVWRQHQDYLRGLHHFLSTDARVPEAFRNETAELGLDQTMHADTEGWPNQLYVRLTRRMKGPYILTLADVWNQTKAEDGVGLALYGVDIYPVRRYVVANESGQIGVATEGNMFVGGSQGTGHPYPIPYRAITPKADECTNLLVPVCFSASYIAYASARMEPVFCVLGESAGVAAAQAIHANTSVQNVDAAQLRRRLLERGQILEWTDELAQQAKQHRKTGIETGEWASQQAWNDAKPGWEWLFPFIDTNKDGKIALTEHTAFQDYKKQHPDWQKRLREELKK, encoded by the coding sequence ATGACTCAATTCGCTGCCTCCCCTGTGAAACGCTTCACCTTGCCTTTGCTAGCCTGGTTCGCAAGCCTCACCCACGCCGCCGAACCAACTCAGCGCGTGGACGTGTGCGTGTATGGCGCCACGCCGTCGGGCATCGTCGCGGCGGTCACGGCGAAGCAGGAGGGTTGCTCGGTGCTCATCGTGGAACCGAGTCGATGGGTGGGCGGCATTCTTGGCGCGGGGATCAAACCGCTGCAGGATTGCGCGGAACCGGCGGCGGTGGGCGGGTTGACGGCGACGCGTGTTTTCAAGCTGGGCAAGAAGCCGAATGTGTTGCGCAAAGACTTCGCCGACTGGCTGGCCGAGGAGAAGATCCCGGTGATCTATGAGCAGCGGGTGCAGCGTGTGGAGAAAGCGGGCGCGAGCATCACAAAGCTCGTTCTGGAACTCGCGCCGCCGGACAAGCATGGGATTCCGGCTCCGACGGCGACCAAAAAGGATGTCAGGGTGATCGAGGCGAAGGTTTTCATCGACGCGAGTTACGAGGGTGACGTGATGGCCGCTGTGGGGGTGAAGTATGCCGTGGGTCGCGAATCGGCCGAGACTTACCACGAGGAACTCGCGGGCGTGGGACCGACGACGAACTGGACGCCGATTGATCCGTATGTGGTCGCGGGTGATCCGAAGAGCGGATTGCTGCCATGGGTCGAAGCGGACCATAGTTTGCCCAAGGGCGCGGCGGATGATTACACGCAGGCCTACAACTTCCGCTTCTACGTCACGCGTGATCCGCAGAAGCGCGTGCCCTTTGAGCCCGCGAACTACAACGCGCAGGAGTTCGAACTCGTCGGTCGCTACGTCGAGCATCTCGTGCGCACTATCGACGACACCGCCAAGCTCACGAAGCGCCTGCGCGACATCTTTCCCGGCTGGCTGAACAGCGGCGAATACAACTACAAGCGCGACTCCTTGATCACGATGGCGCCGCTGGGCCTGAGCCGCTTTTATCAAGACGGTACCTGGGAGGCGCGCTCGAAGGTGTGGCGGCAGCACCAGGATTACCTCAGAGGCCTGCATCACTTCCTCAGCACCGATGCACGCGTGCCGGAGGCGTTTCGCAATGAGACCGCCGAACTCGGCCTCGATCAAACCATGCACGCCGACACCGAAGGCTGGCCGAACCAGCTCTATGTGCGCCTCACGCGGCGCATGAAAGGGCCTTACATCCTCACGCTTGCAGATGTGTGGAATCAAACGAAGGCCGAGGACGGCGTGGGACTCGCGCTTTACGGCGTGGACATCTATCCGGTGCGCCGCTACGTCGTCGCGAATGAGAGCGGCCAGATCGGCGTCGCCACTGAGGGAAACATGTTCGTCGGCGGTTCGCAGGGCACCGGGCATCCGTATCCGATCCCGTATCGCGCCATCACGCCGAAGGCGGACGAATGCACCAACCTCCTCGTGCCCGTGTGCTTCTCCGCCAGCTACATCGCGTATGCTTCGGCACGCATGGAGCCGGTCTTCTGCGTGCTCGGCGAGTCCGCAGGCGTCGCTGCCGCGCAAGCCATCCACGCCAACACCTCCGTGCAGAACGTGGACGCTGCCCAACTACGCCGACGCCTTCTCGAACGCGGCCAGATTCTCGAATGGACCGATGAACTCGCGCAGCAGGCCAAGCAGCATCGCAAAACCGGCATCGAGACCGGCGAATGGGCCTCCCAGCAGGCATGGAATGACGCCAAACCCGGCTGGGAGTGGCTTTTCCCCTTCATCGACACCAACAAGGATGGCAAGATCGCCCTCACCGAGCACACCGCCTTTCAAGACTACAAAAAGCAGCATCCCGACTGGCAGAAGCGTCTCCGCGAGGAGTTGAAGAAGTAA
- a CDS encoding MATE family efflux transporter, which produces MSQEASQPVSLWRSVRQSLRGEEHDYTSLPLNRAVILLAVPMVLEMIMESLFAVADVFWVSRLGKEAVAVVGITESIMTLIYAVAIGISIAATAIVSRRIGEKKPELAAQVAGQIVLLGVLVSAGIGIVLGIFAPDILRFMGAGEEIVTLGADFTRVMLGGNVTVFMIFLINAIFRGAGDAVIAMRTLWLANALNIALGPCFIFGWWIFPEMGVTGAAVATNIGRGVGVLYQLWHLAGHHSRVKVRWCHFKPEREIIGAVLSKSGSGIAQLLISTTSWVGLFKILAMFGSTALAGYTIAVRLVMFALMPAWGLANAGATLVGQNLGAGKPERAEEAVKIATKFNIIVLSVVGIGFVLFAGPLLCLFTTEPEVLAFGTQSLWIVSLAFPLYAAGMCFEAAFNGSGDTWTPARLNFMCLWIGQIPIAWILSKSLGFGPVGVFISVPVAFSLLAIWSWFLFKRGKWKSQKV; this is translated from the coding sequence ATGAGTCAGGAGGCTTCCCAGCCAGTTTCGCTCTGGCGCAGCGTGAGACAGTCGCTGCGCGGGGAGGAGCATGATTACACCTCGCTGCCGCTGAATCGCGCGGTGATCCTGCTCGCGGTGCCGATGGTGCTGGAGATGATCATGGAGTCGTTGTTCGCGGTGGCGGATGTGTTTTGGGTGTCGCGGCTTGGCAAAGAAGCGGTGGCCGTCGTGGGCATCACGGAGTCGATCATGACGCTGATCTATGCGGTGGCGATTGGCATCTCGATTGCCGCCACGGCGATTGTATCGCGTCGCATCGGCGAAAAAAAGCCCGAACTCGCGGCGCAGGTCGCAGGGCAGATCGTGTTGCTCGGCGTGCTCGTCTCGGCGGGCATCGGCATCGTGCTGGGCATCTTTGCGCCGGACATTTTGCGGTTCATGGGCGCGGGCGAGGAGATCGTGACGCTCGGCGCCGATTTCACGCGCGTGATGCTCGGCGGCAATGTGACGGTGTTCATGATCTTCCTCATCAACGCCATCTTTCGCGGAGCGGGCGATGCGGTGATCGCGATGCGGACGCTTTGGCTCGCGAACGCGCTGAACATCGCCCTGGGGCCCTGTTTCATCTTTGGTTGGTGGATTTTTCCCGAGATGGGCGTCACTGGCGCGGCGGTGGCGACGAACATCGGACGTGGCGTGGGCGTGCTGTATCAGCTCTGGCATCTCGCAGGCCATCACAGCCGCGTGAAGGTGCGCTGGTGCCATTTCAAACCCGAGCGCGAGATCATCGGCGCGGTCTTGAGCAAGTCTGGCAGCGGCATCGCGCAGTTGCTCATCAGTACGACGAGCTGGGTGGGCCTGTTCAAGATTCTCGCCATGTTTGGCAGCACGGCGCTGGCAGGTTATACCATCGCGGTGCGTCTGGTGATGTTTGCCTTGATGCCCGCGTGGGGTTTGGCGAATGCTGGCGCGACGCTGGTGGGCCAAAACCTGGGTGCAGGCAAGCCGGAGCGTGCCGAGGAGGCGGTGAAGATCGCCACCAAGTTCAACATTATCGTGCTGAGCGTCGTCGGTATCGGTTTCGTGCTGTTTGCGGGGCCGCTACTGTGTTTGTTCACCACGGAGCCGGAGGTGCTGGCCTTTGGCACGCAGTCGCTCTGGATCGTGAGCCTCGCGTTCCCGCTCTATGCCGCCGGGATGTGCTTTGAGGCCGCTTTCAACGGCTCCGGCGACACCTGGACGCCAGCACGGCTGAACTTCATGTGCCTGTGGATCGGGCAGATTCCCATTGCCTGGATCTTGTCGAAATCACTCGGCTTCGGCCCTGTGGGCGTGTTCATCTCTGTTCCAGTCGCCTTCTCGCTGCTCGCCATCTGGAGCTGGTTCCTGTTCAAACGTGGGAAGTGGAAGTCGCAGAAGGTTTGA